The genomic segment GGTATTGCCGTAATGCTTTCTCAAATACTGCCGCCGAAAAAAGCTCTTCATCCGTCAAAAACAAACTCTTTAAAAAGAATGTTTCCTGCGTGTATACATATCCGCATTTGCTATGATCATATTCAATCGGCGCTTCATACCGATCACGCAAAAATTCAATATCCCGTTCTACAGTTCTCTTACTGACCTCAAATTCTTTTGCAAGGGAGCGTACTGTCGGAAAACGCTTTGCACGAATCATCTCGTCAATTTTCAACAGCCGCCAAAACTGCACTTTACCTTCTTTTTCGTTCATTTCTATGCCTACAAATCCTTTGTATGGTGCACGTACAGTGTAGCATCCCGACACCGACAAATAGTGTCGGCGGTGAAAGTTTTTTGAGATTTTTATGCTTGTATAGAATAGGTGGTGTTATATTCAGAAAATCTGAATCGAGAACAGAAGATACTATATAAAATGAAGATTGAACTGTCGGCGGCATATTACTGCCTACCGCTACAAAAGATAGAATTAGTGCTGAATGCTGAATGCTGAATGCTGAATGCTGAATGCTGAATGCTGAATGCTGAATGCTGAATGCTGAACCGATAAATTATTATTTATATCACGCTGCTTGTACAAACCGCCCTTATGCGGCACAGCGTTTATTTTATATAACATAATGTAATTATACTTCGGCTTTTACCAAAACGCAAGAAATAATTTTTATTGTTTTGGACAAAGAAGAGAGATGGTATCCCCCTTGCCTAAACGAAACCGGTTAGGCAAAATAGATTAAGCCAAATTTACATCAAAGGAGATACCATCGAAATGGATTATTACGCATCTTATAAAAACAGTAAAGACCCCTCGTTGTTAAGAAAAGAGTTGGTCAGCTACGCGCTAAAGTACGGCAACAAAAAAGCTGCACAGCACTTTCAAACAACCATAAAAACAGTCAGAAAATGGAGAAAACGCTGGCAAGAACAAAAAGGAGTAGGACTCAAAGACCGGTCTAAAAAACCTGAAAAAAGCCCTCGCATGATGAAAAAGTATTGGCAATTCAAAATAAAAGCTCTAGCAGAAAAGGCAACCGCAGATAATAAACGTATTAACGGAGTAATGATTAAACGTGAGTATGGCATTCCTTACTCCCTCAAGACGGTTGTCAAATATTTAAAACAATACTACAAACTCCCGAGCAAAAAAACTCATCGAGAAAAAAAGCGCAATATGCGGGAAGTTAAAGATAAATATCGTGCATTTGAAAAAATACAGGTAGATATCAAATATTTGGATGATATTCCTGAATTTTATCACGATTTTATGCAGTTCCACTTACCAAAATACCAAATAACCGCTCGTTGTATCAAAACAGGGGCTTTATTTATCGGCTACACACAGCAACACAGCAGTACCAGTACCGCCATTTTCATCTATCGGCTGTTCACTCATCTCAAGCACTATGGCATCAAGCCAGCTGAAATAACAATCCAAACCGACAATGGTACTGAGTTTACTGCTCCATGGAATAGTCTCAAAAAAACACTTTTTACCAAAGTTATTGAAGTTTCTTTTACTTCTACGCATAAAACCATTCCCGTCGGGGCTAAGACCTATCAAAGCGATGTGGAAAGTTCTCATCGGCTTATCGAAGATGAATTTTACGCCTGCCGGTATTTTTCCAGTGCTCAAGACTTTTTGAAACAAGCGCATCAGTACCAGAACCACTTTAACTTTACTCGGTTTAATACCTATAAAAACGGCTCGCCCGTACAGCTTTTACAACAGGCTGCACCTCTTATTAACCGCGATGTTTTGAACTTTAAACCCGTTCTGGTTGACACGTTCTTTCATCTGTATAAAAATGAATTTAGATTGCTTGCCTCTTAGGGCGGGGATACCATCTCTCTTCAAATCCCATAATTTTTATTGTTTTTAAAATTTCACTTTTCCAATATCTTCGCGTTAAAAAAATATCAGCTTGTTTATTGCAGCGGTGCTCCCTCTTTCCACGATTCAAAAATATACTCACGGGATTGATAAAAAAAATCAGTATTATAATTTGAAATTGCCCCGTCAATCCATGACGAATAAACAGAAACCAATGTGTCAACAATAAAATCAATAGATTCGTTCTCTGCATAAATATCTTCAATAAGGCGTTCGTATACTGCGCCGATTGTCCAATAATCCGGAACTTCATAACGGCACCGTAAAACATTATCAAAGTCTCCGGATGTTATACTATAAATGGATACAACTTCATCGGCAATTTTTTCAATCGGTTCGCAATGAAGTGCCTCTGCATCTTTATAAAGTCTTTTTATATTGTTTTTCCCAAGTTGATGTACAAGATTTGAGCGTTCAATTTTGCAGAGGCGGCCGATATATTCCAACAGACTACACACATAAAATAACGAACTATTATTTTTCATCATATACCTCGTAAGCCGTCTTGAAAGTTAATGTCTCCAATGCTCGCACTGTATGAAAACTTATCTGATGGGTCGGTTTCTTGAACTTTGCAAGTTCCCAAAATGCAGATCGGGAGATTTTACCATCAATGAAATCCTGAACATAATTGAAGATAGTATCGTTCGCCATAGGGCCTTCCACTACGTCATAATCATGAGATTTTCCTCTCCGGCAGTCAATGATAAAATCAAGCCATTCTTCTGTCATCTCCGGAAAGTTCAACATTTTGAGAGAGAAATTCTGAACATATTCATATTCGTTTACTATTCCTTTTCCGGAGAATCTCACTGCCCATCTTTTAGCCTGCTCGCTTATAAGCGTACAATAAAAACCAAAGTAAAAGTCTTTACTATACCGGAGAATGCGGATTTCCGGGCTTTTTACAACTTCCCTGCTTCCGTGATAAAGTATCATACAATAGGTTTCCTTTCTAAATATTATAATTGAGATTTGTCTTTCTGAAAACATACTGCATTATCTGTAACCTGAACAACGGTTTGCTTGAACCGGGTGCGGCTTTTCGCCTACGCTCTGTGCCGGAGGTGGTGATTACATAAAAAAACCGCTCCAGGAGTATGCAAGATGGAGCGGTTTAAAAATAGAGTATAAATCATTCACACTTATCAATACTTTTTACGAACGCCTTTGACTTATAACGACCTCCTTACAAGGAACTTCTTGTATGATGATATGTTAGCAAAAGATTACATTTATGTCAAGCAGATATAACAAAAAAGTAAAATAATTTCAGTTTTCCAAAAACGATTTCAATTCGCTAGCCCTATCGATAAGATTATGCTATAACACATACATGGATAGCAGGGTAAACGCATCAGAGATTTCTTGAATATCCCCGCAGAATAATGGAGACTGTGCAACCTGTCCTTTTGAAAATAAACGGCGTATTTACTGCGTCGTACGCCGAAAATAAATGCTCAACGTATCATAGATACGCCTGCGCTTTGTTTTCGGCTATCTCCTTGTATCTACACCGGCTATTTTCAAAAGGCTAACGGAAACTCACTCCAAAACACATTATTTTGCGATTTTTATCTATTTATCTGATGCATTTACCCTACCCTGAAAAAATACGCAAAATTTTGTTCAAAATTTTGTGTAGAAATGAAAGCAAACGCTTAAAATTTTATAATGCGTTTGCTCAATATACATGGAGGTAGGTATGGCAGATGAATTCAGCTATGAAATTACACAAAAACATGGAATTCTTTCTACTTCAAAAAGCGGATGGACGATGGAATTAAACTCGGTAGCATGGAACGGGCGCAATCCCAAGTATGACCTCCGTAGTTGGTCTCCCGATCACGAAAAAATGGGCAAAGGGGTTACACTCACTACGGAAGAACTGACTGCGCTCAAAGCGTTATTGAACGGTATGCAACTGTAACATCTTCTTTATAAGAGAACCTCAAAACCAACCTGAGCTTTAAGAGGTTCTCACGACTAAACAATCTCTAAAGGCATCTATTCTAAGGTAGAAAAGCGTATTAAAGCCGTTTTTGCATCGTCGCCGGTTTTTTCAATCATTGATGAAAAGTCAACCAGTGAAGTATAGATAGCGTCCGTTTGCAAATGGATTTTTTCAAAAGATTGGTCAAGTTCATCACTGGTGGCTCCAATGCCGGTAATGACGGTTACTACTTGTTTTATGGTTCCGCCGATATCGTGAGAGCTTTCCAATGCGGCAGCCGCAAGCCGGCTCAGTTCTTCCGCAACAACGGCAAAGCCTTTACCGGCATCACCGGCATGCGCAGCTTCAATCGCTGCATTCATACTGAGCATCTTTGTTTGTTCTGCAATACTTTCGATAATTTCAGACATTTCTTGAATTTTTGAAACGTTTTGGATGATAAACTGCAGATGCTCATGGGTTGTTTTGAACAGCTGATGGCCGGTTTTAAATGTTTCCACCAATTTTTTTGCCGTTTCGGAATCGGTACGATGGTTTTCAGCAGTTTGCTGTACCGAAGAAAGAACTTCTTTCATCTGAGCTGCCGAGTGATGATATCCGTCGCGCTCTTTCTCTGCTGTCACTTGCATTGTTTTATATGTTGCTTGCAGATCGGTATGTTTCTTTTCCAGTGAATCATAGCTGCGTTGAAGCTCGGTAAGATTTTGTTCCAGCTGAGTATTACGCTCAAGAAGAGCCGCTTGTTTTTCAGCAAAAACAGTATTCTTTATATCGGACTGCGTACTGCCAGTAAAGTGACTTCCCATATCAGTGCGGTTTCTCGCTCCCCACGATGTCATCGCCCCCTCGGATTCTGCAGATACTCCTGCTTCATGGTTACCGAACGTGAAACGTGCCGGTTGTGCTGACTGTTCCGATTGAGGCGACTGGAAAGAGGATACATCGGAAGCAAGTTGTAGCTGCGATGCGGTATCAGACGATTCGTAGTTTTTCAAAGAACCGTCCGTATTCGTCAATTTCACATCTGTTTTATGAACATATAAGCCGTTCCTATCCGCCTTGTTTTGTATCCCACTCGAACCGTTCGGCAATCTTTGCGCAGAAATATCGGTTTTTGGCCCCGCTTTCAGCACAATTCGTTTTTTTGCATTACGGGCAAGTAAGATGGTATAGATGGTTTGTACCAGTGCCCATGTAACAAAAAGACCTAATAACCATGTTACCGAAATCAATATCCCCGAAAGAATTGCTGCTTGTTTCCGATACCGAACGGCTGCGCTCTCTAATGCACTGGATACTGCGTCAAAATCATTAACATGAGTGCCGATCAATTTTTCAATTGTTTCCACTTTTTTTTCATCAAACGGTTTCGGTTTTGCCGCACCCAGCTGATTATAATCATTAATCAGCGTAGTAAATTCCGCATTTATTGAACGGGCAGAAGTAAAATACCCAGAAAGGCGGCTCCGTAATGCGGTATCTTTTTCCATATATTTTTCTGCGGCATATTCTACGGCAACTAACGTCGGTTCGTATTTACTTAAAGCGCCAATGACAGAAGAAGGGATATGCACACCGGCAGCACCGTAACGATATATAGTCCCTCGTACATAGAGCATATTACGTTCGTAACCAGCAAGTTGTACAATCTGATGCTCAAGCGTATCAGCCGGTTTTGAAATTTGCATAAAAATTCCGGCTGCAATAAGCAATAGCAACACCAGTATGCCCGATAATATTCCGATTTTCAGTTTTATGTTCATAACAGTAAGCCTCAGTATAAGTATCGGACAATAATCCTTTATTGATTAAGAACCATCTGATACGTTTACCTTCCTTGCTGTGTAAAATTTCATAGGTATAAGGTGAGCGTCTACAATGACGCCGCTCACCTTAACCGTCAAGTTTTCTTTCGAAAACTTGCGTATTGATGTGTGCGCTTTTCGCGCACGAATGCAACAGTTTCCAAAATTCATATTTTGTTCAACTGTTACATTTTAAGGAAATAAAATTTTGCACAATTTCTTTGCGAAGAAGGGCAAACGCATCAGACAAATAAATAAGAATCGCAGAAGAATAGAGGTTCAACTCTGGTCGAATAGTCTCAATTTTTCCGCGGGTAACACGAACATTGTACGTCCTTGTACACTGTTCGTGTCAAGTTTTTCTAACGAAAAACTTGTTGCTGATTAGCACCGCCGCCGTCCGTGGCGGATATGAAAAACTGACCTGATGCGTTTGCCCTATGTCCTTTGACCAAAGCCTTTTTTTATGCTATAATAGCAATATATGACTGAATGTTCATTTACAGTGAAAGAACGGGTTGTCTATCCCGGTCAGGGTGTCGGAGAAATCATCGAAATAAGCGAAAAAAAATTCAAAGATGAAATGCTGACGTATTACGTCATTTACTTTGATGAATCCGACATGACTGTTCTTGTGCCAGCCCTCAAGGCGACTGAGTTAGGTATTAGAACGATTGTTTCTGCCGATGAAGCGCAGGCTGCACTGGCATTTTTATCCGAAAAGTTTGACCCTATCCCAAGTGATTGGAAGATGCGGTATCAAATGAACCTCGATTTATTTAAAACGGGAAGTATTTTAGACAATGCTTCTATAGTCCGCTCGCTCTACCACCGCAGTAAAATAAAAGAACTTCCTATCCAAGAGCGTAAATTATACGATTCTGCATATCGCATTTTTTACGATGAACTTTCTTATGCACTGCAAAAACCGAAGTCGGAAATTGAAGCGATGATTCATTCATATCTGGAGGTTTTAAGTAAAAACGCTCCTGTCGAAAAACAAAATCAAGTTGACAATGATATATTTGACAACGGTATGAATGATATGGACGACGAAGACGATTTCGATGACGACGAATAATGCTGTTCTGATTACAGCTGCCGGAAGTTCCCAACGCTTTGG from the Treponema medium genome contains:
- a CDS encoding helix-turn-helix domain-containing protein, with amino-acid sequence MDYYASYKNSKDPSLLRKELVSYALKYGNKKAAQHFQTTIKTVRKWRKRWQEQKGVGLKDRSKKPEKSPRMMKKYWQFKIKALAEKATADNKRINGVMIKREYGIPYSLKTVVKYLKQYYKLPSKKTHREKKRNMREVKDKYRAFEKIQVDIKYLDDIPEFYHDFMQFHLPKYQITARCIKTGALFIGYTQQHSSTSTAIFIYRLFTHLKHYGIKPAEITIQTDNGTEFTAPWNSLKKTLFTKVIEVSFTSTHKTIPVGAKTYQSDVESSHRLIEDEFYACRYFSSAQDFLKQAHQYQNHFNFTRFNTYKNGSPVQLLQQAAPLINRDVLNFKPVLVDTFFHLYKNEFRLLAS
- a CDS encoding DUF3990 domain-containing protein, with the translated sequence MILYHGSREVVKSPEIRILRYSKDFYFGFYCTLISEQAKRWAVRFSGKGIVNEYEYVQNFSLKMLNFPEMTEEWLDFIIDCRRGKSHDYDVVEGPMANDTIFNYVQDFIDGKISRSAFWELAKFKKPTHQISFHTVRALETLTFKTAYEVYDEK
- a CDS encoding YdbC family protein; this translates as MADEFSYEITQKHGILSTSKSGWTMELNSVAWNGRNPKYDLRSWSPDHEKMGKGVTLTTEELTALKALLNGMQL
- a CDS encoding methyl-accepting chemotaxis protein — protein: MNIKLKIGILSGILVLLLLIAAGIFMQISKPADTLEHQIVQLAGYERNMLYVRGTIYRYGAAGVHIPSSVIGALSKYEPTLVAVEYAAEKYMEKDTALRSRLSGYFTSARSINAEFTTLINDYNQLGAAKPKPFDEKKVETIEKLIGTHVNDFDAVSSALESAAVRYRKQAAILSGILISVTWLLGLFVTWALVQTIYTILLARNAKKRIVLKAGPKTDISAQRLPNGSSGIQNKADRNGLYVHKTDVKLTNTDGSLKNYESSDTASQLQLASDVSSFQSPQSEQSAQPARFTFGNHEAGVSAESEGAMTSWGARNRTDMGSHFTGSTQSDIKNTVFAEKQAALLERNTQLEQNLTELQRSYDSLEKKHTDLQATYKTMQVTAEKERDGYHHSAAQMKEVLSSVQQTAENHRTDSETAKKLVETFKTGHQLFKTTHEHLQFIIQNVSKIQEMSEIIESIAEQTKMLSMNAAIEAAHAGDAGKGFAVVAEELSRLAAAALESSHDIGGTIKQVVTVITGIGATSDELDQSFEKIHLQTDAIYTSLVDFSSMIEKTGDDAKTALIRFSTLE
- a CDS encoding CarD family transcriptional regulator, producing MTECSFTVKERVVYPGQGVGEIIEISEKKFKDEMLTYYVIYFDESDMTVLVPALKATELGIRTIVSADEAQAALAFLSEKFDPIPSDWKMRYQMNLDLFKTGSILDNASIVRSLYHRSKIKELPIQERKLYDSAYRIFYDELSYALQKPKSEIEAMIHSYLEVLSKNAPVEKQNQVDNDIFDNGMNDMDDEDDFDDDE